The following nucleotide sequence is from Petrotoga sp. 9PW.55.5.1.
GTTAATAAAAGCCACTCTATTTTATCACTATATTTGAATCTAAAAGCAAAGAATTAAATAAAATTGTAGTATTAATTCGCAAAATTTAATTTTTCATGTCGTTGACAAAATGGATTTCTTGTGATATTATATATCTTGAAAAAAGCAACACGGAGCGTAGCGCAGTTGGGAGCGCGCCGGTCTTGGGCACCGGAGGTCGCTGGTTCAAGTCCAGTCGCTCCGACCATTTGTATTTTTGTGCGGCCGTAGCTCAATTGGTAGAGTATTGGCCTTCCAAGCCAAGGGTTGCGGGTTCGACCCCCGTCGGCCGCTCCAGCGCCTGTAGCTCAACGGATAGAGCATTGGATTTCTAATCCAAGGGTTGAGGGTTCGAGTCCCCCCAGGCGCACCAACAACTTATGGTGGCTGTAGTTCAGCGGCAGAACGCCTGACTGTGACTCAGGATGTCGTGGGTTCAAATCCCACCAGCCACCCCAACAAAAGAATCCTTTTTTAAGGGTTCTTTATTTTTTTTCAATTGTATACATAAACTTCCGTTCCTAAAGATACCAAAAAATCTATTTCTTCAACATCAAAATTAAACATTCTTATACATCCATGAGAAATCCTTTTCCCTATCTCCCAAGGCTTTGTTGTTCCGTGGATTCCATATTGAGGATTAGAAAGTTGAAGCCATCTTGTCCCCATTCCATTCATTAAAGATCCTGGAGGTATATATTCATCGTACCAATATAATGCAGGATCCTTTTCCTTGTAGGAGATTCTATAATATCCTGGGGGCGTATGATCGCTCATCCCAACAGCTACTATATAGTTTTTAATAATGGTGTCATGAAAATAGAGATACATCTTATTATTCGAAAGATCTATTTCAAGCCTTAGAGGGCTTTCCCCATACTCAACCTTTCCAATTTTTAATGGTTGACCAGGATATATTAGAGAAGGATCCTTAAGGTTGTTTATATTCACTAAATCTCCGGGTAAAACGTTGTACTTTTCTGAAATTCTATATAAGCTTTCCCCTTTTTGAACTATATGGTATGTGCTTATTTCATAAACTTGCTTGGGTTTTAACATATTTTCGGTTGTTACTAGTTTATCTAACTTTAAAAACTTTACCTTTTTTTCAAAAGGTATCCCGTACTCATTATGAAAGATGACAACAAATTCATGAAAGCCATTTTCAATTTCATTTAAAAACTCTAAAAATTCTTCTTCTTTAAAATCCTTATCTCTGAACTGTATATTGATCAAAGTAAACTTTTCGGCTGGGGAATAATCAAAATAATATTCATAACCATTCTCTGTTATTGATGTTGTAATTTCAAACCGAATATCACCAGAAAAAGAATCCTTTTCTAAAAAACTTGGAAAAAATTGAGAGATATATTCTCCTCTATTATTTTCAGCGGTTACTAAAAAAGAATATGAATTCCCTTGGAACATATTTAAATTAACATTAAAATAAAAATCTCCGTTGATTGTTTGATAAACAGGTAGTTTTTTCTTATTTCCACCATCATAAATGTATAAGTTTGGTTTTTCTTTTACGCTTGTATAATTTTCTAAATTTATTTTAACAATATTCTGCGTTTGAATATATTCTGCTGGATAAAGAAAAAAATAATCTTCAGAAAAACCTATCAAAAATATAGTCACAAATATGACCAGCAATAATCCTTTTGTTATTTTTATCAATTCTTAATTCCTCCTTCCTACTTATAATAGATATTTCATTATCTTCTACATCGAATCCTATATCGTTTCTTGAAACATCATTGAGTATAATAAAATCCAAATTTTTTTCTTTTAATTTCTTTTTTGCGTTTTCTTTAAGATTTTCTGTTTCCGCTGCAAATCCAATTAATATTTGATCTTCATTTTTCTTTTCTCCCAGTTCTTTTAAAATATCAGGATTTTTCTCTAATTCTAAGTTAATTATACTATCTTTTTTTAATTTTTGATTTGAGTAATTTTTAATTCTAAAATCACTGACCGCAGAACTCATTATTATAATATCGTTTTTCTGAAATTCTTTTAGTACTTTTTCTCTCATCTCTTGTGTGTTTTCAACCCTATATATTTTTTTTACAATACTTGGTGTAGCCAAATTAGTAGGACCTGATATCAAAGTAACTTCTGCTCCCCTATAAGAAAATTCTTTAGCTAATTCATACCCCATTTTTCCACTTGATCTGTTGGATATAAATCTTACCGCATCAATCTTTTCAACTGTAGGTCCTGCTGTTATCAATACTTTTTTATTCAAAAAATCTTTTTTTGTAAGTAAGTATTCACTATGTACTAAGATTTTTATATTATCAGGATATCTACCTTTTCCTACTTCTCCATCAGCTAATTCTCCTTCTTCGGGCTCTATGATATGCCATCCTTGTTCATTCAACATCTTTAAATTTGAAAGATTTGTAGGGTTTTCATACATTCTAACATTCATAGTAGGAACTATTAATTTTGCCTTTTTTGAATAAGCTAAAGCGGTTGAAGAAACTAAATCATCAGCTATTCCATGTGAAATTTTTGCTATTATATTTGCTGTGGCTGGAGCAATTATTAAGAGATCTGCCCATCTTGAAAGTTCTGTGTGAGGAATCCATCCACCTTTTACATCAAAAATTTCATAATAAACTTCACAATTTCCAACCGCAGAAAATACCTGATCGGATATCCAACTTTGAGCGTTTTTAGTCATAATAACCTTAGGATTAGCTCCGATCTTTCTTAATCTTGAAAGCAGATCGATCGCTTTATATATTGCTATACCGCTTGAAACACTTAATAATATATTTTTATTTTTTAAATAGGGATACATAATTAATCCACCTTTAAAATGATATTTTTTTTGAATATTCTAAAGCCTTTTTTAGTCTAATAATAACCCTTTCTTTACCCAAAACAAATATTGATTCATACAAGCCAGGAGTGACCGTTTTTCCTAAAATAGATCCTCTTATAGATTGATATACATTCTTTCTTCCTGTGATATTTAATGAGGATAAGTTTTTTAAAGTTTTTTCAATGTTTTCAACCGTGAACTCTTCTAATTTAGAAAATTCATCTATTGCATTTTTAAGTAATTTTTCAAACCAAGTTTTTTTCATGAATTTTGCAACAAAATCTTCTTGATAATCAAAATTATCTGTAAAGAAATTTTCTGAAAACTCATATAGTTGCTTTAAAGTTTGCACTTTTTCCCGAGAGATTTCAATCACTTGTTTTATAAACTTTTCATCTTCTTTGGATAATTTATTTTCAATTAAAACAAAATTTATCCATTCAAAAAAAATATTATATATTTCTTCTAAAGAGTCCTTTCTAAGGTGAACCTCATTAGTCCAAAGAAGCTTATTATAATCAAAAACCGAAGGGTTTTTGGAAACATTTGTTAATTCAAATTCTTGATACTTTTGATTATAATCAAATATTTGTTCATTGGCATTCCAACCTAACAAACTCAAATAATTTAATATCGCTTTAGGAAGATATCCTTCTTTTCTAAAATAAGTTATAGAAACTTCCCCATGTCTTTTAGATAATGGGGCTTTATCTTCTCCTAATATCAGTGGAAGATGAGCAAATTTCGGAACTTCAAAAGATAGTGCATTGTATATTAACAACTGTTTTGGAGTATTAGAGATATGATCTTCTCCTCTTATTACATGACTTATTTTCATTAGATAATCATCTATTACTACTGTAAAATTATATATTGGAATACCGTTTGATCTCAAAATCACAAAATCTTCTAAATTTTTTGTATCGAATTTTATGTCTCCTCTAATAAGATCCGTAAAAGAAACTTCCTCATTTTTATTAACTTTAAATTTAATAACTATAGAAAAATCATTATTATTTTTATATTTACAGGGGAGATTATTATCTTCAAAGATTGTCTCATCATCTTTTAATACTGAATAATATGCTTTATTTTCGTTCAACAATTTTTCTATATAATTTTTATAGATATTCAATCTTTCGCTTTGTCTGTATGGACCATACTGTCCAGGTTTATCTACGCTTTCATCGTAATCTAAGCCTACCCATCTTAATTCTTCTAAAATACTTTCTTCGTATTCTTTTTTTGAACGTTCAAAATCCGTATCTTCTATTCTAATAATAAACCTTCCATTGTGTTTTTTGGCAAAATACCAGTTAAATAGTGCGGTCCTTAACCCTCCAACATGTAGATAACCGGTTGGACTTGGGGCAAATCTTACTCTGACCAATTATTTTTCACCTCTTCAAGTGCTATTAACTGTTTTTCCATCTCTTCAACTGAAGATATTTGTTTTACTTCAACCAATTTTCTGTTATCTAAATATTTTCCTTCAATTAGAACGTTTGTCACTCTATCTGTCCAACCCCCAGAACCTTTCATTAGAAATATAGGCTTTTTATAAGAATACGCCCCAAAAATTTCTATAGCAGTACCAATTTCACCACCTATACTTATCACAACATCTACATTTTTCAAAAGAACAAAAGATCGCATATTTAGATCCAACCCTGTTTTTATTGTGAAATCCAAATATTCATTGCCTTGTTGCTCCCAAGGTAAAACTCCGTAAACTTTACCATTGCTATTTCTTGCAGCCTTAGATACAAGCTGCATCACACCATTTCTTCCACCGTTCATCATTATCCAATTGTTTTTTGCTATGCATTTACCCACTTCAAAGCATAAAGAAGTCAGAGATTTTACAGGCTCTTTGTATATATTTCCTGAATAACCTATTACACCAACTATCAAAATATCACCAACCAAGATAATTTTCTTTTACTTTGTGATCTTCCAACACATCGTTTGGAACACCGTGAGCTATTACTTCACCTTTATGTAAAACA
It contains:
- the coaBC gene encoding bifunctional phosphopantothenoylcysteine decarboxylase/phosphopantothenate--cysteine ligase CoaBC, which encodes MYPYLKNKNILLSVSSGIAIYKAIDLLSRLRKIGANPKVIMTKNAQSWISDQVFSAVGNCEVYYEIFDVKGGWIPHTELSRWADLLIIAPATANIIAKISHGIADDLVSSTALAYSKKAKLIVPTMNVRMYENPTNLSNLKMLNEQGWHIIEPEEGELADGEVGKGRYPDNIKILVHSEYLLTKKDFLNKKVLITAGPTVEKIDAVRFISNRSSGKMGYELAKEFSYRGAEVTLISGPTNLATPSIVKKIYRVENTQEMREKVLKEFQKNDIIIMSSAVSDFRIKNYSNQKLKKDSIINLELEKNPDILKELGEKKNEDQILIGFAAETENLKENAKKKLKEKNLDFIILNDVSRNDIGFDVEDNEISIISRKEELRIDKNNKRIIAGHICDYIFDRFF
- the gltX gene encoding glutamate--tRNA ligase, with translation MVRVRFAPSPTGYLHVGGLRTALFNWYFAKKHNGRFIIRIEDTDFERSKKEYEESILEELRWVGLDYDESVDKPGQYGPYRQSERLNIYKNYIEKLLNENKAYYSVLKDDETIFEDNNLPCKYKNNNDFSIVIKFKVNKNEEVSFTDLIRGDIKFDTKNLEDFVILRSNGIPIYNFTVVIDDYLMKISHVIRGEDHISNTPKQLLIYNALSFEVPKFAHLPLILGEDKAPLSKRHGEVSITYFRKEGYLPKAILNYLSLLGWNANEQIFDYNQKYQEFELTNVSKNPSVFDYNKLLWTNEVHLRKDSLEEIYNIFFEWINFVLIENKLSKEDEKFIKQVIEISREKVQTLKQLYEFSENFFTDNFDYQEDFVAKFMKKTWFEKLLKNAIDEFSKLEEFTVENIEKTLKNLSSLNITGRKNVYQSIRGSILGKTVTPGLYESIFVLGKERVIIRLKKALEYSKKISF
- a CDS encoding TIGR00725 family protein; amino-acid sequence: MIVGVIGYSGNIYKEPVKSLTSLCFEVGKCIAKNNWIMMNGGRNGVMQLVSKAARNSNGKVYGVLPWEQQGNEYLDFTIKTGLDLNMRSFVLLKNVDVVISIGGEIGTAIEIFGAYSYKKPIFLMKGSGGWTDRVTNVLIEGKYLDNRKLVEVKQISSVEEMEKQLIALEEVKNNWSE
- a CDS encoding L,D-transpeptidase family protein — its product is MIKITKGLLLVIFVTIFLIGFSEDYFFLYPAEYIQTQNIVKINLENYTSVKEKPNLYIYDGGNKKKLPVYQTINGDFYFNVNLNMFQGNSYSFLVTAENNRGEYISQFFPSFLEKDSFSGDIRFEITTSITENGYEYYFDYSPAEKFTLINIQFRDKDFKEEEFLEFLNEIENGFHEFVVIFHNEYGIPFEKKVKFLKLDKLVTTENMLKPKQVYEISTYHIVQKGESLYRISEKYNVLPGDLVNINNLKDPSLIYPGQPLKIGKVEYGESPLRLEIDLSNNKMYLYFHDTIIKNYIVAVGMSDHTPPGYYRISYKEKDPALYWYDEYIPPGSLMNGMGTRWLQLSNPQYGIHGTTKPWEIGKRISHGCIRMFNFDVEEIDFLVSLGTEVYVYN